Proteins encoded together in one Stutzerimonas stutzeri window:
- the oadA gene encoding sodium-extruding oxaloacetate decarboxylase subunit alpha, giving the protein MTVAKKPLGITDVVLRDAHQSILATRVRLEDMLPIAAKLDQVGFWSVESWGGATFDACIRYLGEDPWERIRELKKAMPYTRQQMLLRGQNLLGYRHYADDVVEKFVERAAVNGVDVFRVFDAMNDPRNLETALRAVKQHGKHAQGTISYTTSPVHTLEMWVDLAKQIEDMGADSVAIKDMAGILTPYTAFELVSRLKASLAIPIHMQCHATAGLSSVSILKAVEAGIDNVDTAISSLSMTYGHSPTESVVAMFQGTERDTGLDLELLEEIAAYFREVRKKYAKFEGNLKGVDSRILVAQVPGGMLTNMESQLKEQGAQDKFDQVLAEIPRVREDLGFIPLVTPTSQIVGTQAVINVLTGERYKSITKETAGVLKGEYGAAPAPFNAELQARVLDGAEVITRRPADLLQPEMQRLTAELEGLAREKNIKLAEDVIDDVLTYALFPQIGLKFLENRGNPSAFEPAPTGSELPAREPGKPEVYTVEVNGKSFVVQVNEGGDIEGIKPLGAGPATSAVSAGSTAAAVPAGGEPQAAPLAGNIFKVLVQPGQLVQEGDLVVILEAMKMETEIRAFKAGTVASVNVKVGDAVSVGDSLLSIA; this is encoded by the coding sequence ATGACAGTTGCTAAAAAGCCGCTCGGTATCACCGATGTGGTGCTGCGTGATGCCCATCAGTCCATTCTGGCCACCCGCGTCCGGCTAGAGGACATGTTGCCTATAGCCGCCAAGCTCGATCAGGTCGGGTTCTGGTCGGTTGAGAGCTGGGGTGGAGCGACGTTCGATGCCTGTATCCGCTACCTCGGCGAGGATCCGTGGGAGCGCATCCGTGAGTTGAAGAAAGCCATGCCCTATACACGCCAGCAAATGCTGTTGCGTGGGCAGAACCTGCTGGGCTATCGCCACTATGCCGACGATGTCGTGGAGAAGTTTGTCGAGCGCGCTGCGGTCAACGGCGTCGACGTGTTCCGCGTGTTCGATGCGATGAACGATCCGCGTAATCTGGAAACGGCACTGCGTGCGGTGAAACAGCACGGCAAGCACGCCCAGGGCACCATTTCCTACACCACCAGCCCGGTGCACACCCTGGAGATGTGGGTCGATCTGGCGAAGCAGATCGAAGACATGGGCGCCGACTCGGTGGCGATCAAGGACATGGCCGGCATCCTCACCCCCTATACGGCGTTCGAACTGGTCTCGCGCCTGAAGGCCAGCCTGGCTATCCCGATCCATATGCAGTGCCACGCCACTGCCGGTTTGTCCTCGGTGTCTATTCTCAAGGCGGTGGAAGCCGGTATCGATAATGTCGACACTGCCATCTCCTCGCTGTCGATGACTTATGGTCATTCGCCGACCGAGTCGGTGGTGGCCATGTTCCAGGGTACCGAGCGCGACACCGGGCTGGACCTGGAGCTGCTGGAAGAGATTGCCGCCTACTTTCGAGAGGTGCGCAAGAAATATGCGAAGTTCGAGGGCAACCTCAAAGGCGTCGATTCGCGCATCCTGGTCGCCCAGGTGCCGGGCGGCATGCTCACCAACATGGAAAGCCAGCTCAAGGAGCAGGGCGCCCAGGACAAGTTCGATCAGGTGCTGGCTGAGATTCCGCGCGTGCGCGAGGATCTGGGCTTCATCCCGCTGGTAACCCCGACCTCGCAGATCGTTGGCACCCAGGCGGTGATCAACGTGCTCACCGGTGAGCGCTACAAGTCCATCACCAAGGAAACTGCCGGTGTGCTCAAGGGTGAGTACGGCGCAGCGCCTGCTCCTTTCAACGCCGAATTGCAGGCGCGCGTGCTCGACGGCGCAGAGGTCATCACTCGCCGTCCCGCGGATCTTTTGCAGCCGGAGATGCAGCGGTTGACGGCCGAGCTCGAAGGGTTGGCCCGCGAGAAGAACATCAAGTTGGCCGAGGATGTCATCGATGATGTCCTGACCTATGCATTGTTCCCGCAGATTGGTCTTAAGTTCCTCGAGAATCGCGGCAATCCCTCGGCGTTCGAGCCGGCACCCACCGGCAGCGAGCTGCCGGCGCGCGAGCCGGGCAAGCCCGAGGTGTACACCGTCGAGGTCAATGGCAAGTCGTTCGTCGTGCAGGTCAACGAGGGGGGCGACATCGAAGGCATCAAGCCGCTCGGTGCGGGTCCTGCGACCAGCGCCGTCAGTGCCGGTTCGACTGCAGCAGCCGTTCCGGCTGGTGGCGAGCCGCAGGCAGCACCGCTGGCCGGCAACATATTCAAGGTATTGGTGCAGCCTGGGCAGCTCGTTCAGGAGGGTGACCTGGTGGTGATTCTCGAGGCCATGAAAATGGAAACCGAGATCCGTGCGTTCAAGGCCGGTACCGTTGCCTCGGTCAACGTCAAGGTTGGCGACGCGGTTTCGGTCGGCGACAGCTTATTGAGCATCGCTTAA
- a CDS encoding sodium ion-translocating decarboxylase subunit beta: MDKLLKLWQGTGLYHLEPGQALMILVCLGLIYLAIRKGFEPLLLIPIGFGGILANIPVANMGEGAGILHLFYEVGLPTSVFPLLIFMGVGAMTDFGPMLANPKTLLLGAAAQFGIFATLLGALALTALGIPGVEFTLREAASIAIIGGADGPTSIFVTSKLAPELLGPIAVAAYSYMALVPLIQPPIMRALTTKEERAIVMMQLRHVSQAEKIVFPLVLCILVGLLLPDAAPLVGMFAFGNLLRECGVVDRLADTSRNALINIVTIALGLTVGSKLSSEAFLQMKTLGILVLGMVAFCGGTAAGIFMAKVMNRFSQNKINPLIGSAGVSAVPMAARVSNKVGLEANPQNFLLMHAMGPNVAGVIGSAVAAGVLLNFVG, translated from the coding sequence ATGGATAAGTTGCTCAAGCTGTGGCAGGGAACCGGTCTTTATCACCTCGAGCCCGGGCAGGCGCTGATGATCCTCGTCTGCCTGGGGCTGATCTATTTGGCGATCCGCAAGGGTTTTGAGCCGCTGTTGCTGATTCCGATCGGTTTCGGCGGCATCCTGGCGAACATCCCGGTGGCGAACATGGGTGAGGGAGCTGGCATCCTGCACCTGTTCTATGAGGTCGGCCTGCCGACCAGCGTGTTTCCGCTGCTGATCTTCATGGGTGTCGGAGCAATGACCGATTTCGGTCCGATGCTGGCCAATCCGAAGACGCTGTTGCTCGGGGCGGCAGCCCAGTTCGGTATCTTCGCCACCCTGCTCGGTGCGCTGGCGCTGACTGCGCTGGGAATCCCAGGAGTGGAGTTCACGCTGCGTGAGGCGGCCTCCATCGCGATCATCGGCGGTGCGGACGGCCCGACGTCGATCTTCGTGACCTCCAAGCTTGCGCCTGAACTGTTGGGGCCGATTGCCGTGGCGGCTTATTCCTACATGGCGCTGGTTCCGCTGATACAACCTCCGATCATGCGTGCGCTGACCACCAAGGAAGAGCGTGCCATCGTCATGATGCAGCTGCGCCATGTCAGCCAGGCGGAGAAAATCGTTTTTCCGTTGGTCCTCTGCATTCTGGTTGGCTTGTTGCTGCCGGATGCGGCGCCCCTGGTGGGCATGTTCGCTTTCGGCAACCTGCTGCGCGAATGCGGCGTTGTGGATCGTCTGGCCGATACGTCGCGCAACGCGCTGATCAATATCGTCACCATTGCGCTGGGCCTGACGGTCGGTTCGAAGCTGTCGTCCGAGGCGTTTCTGCAAATGAAGACGCTGGGGATTCTGGTCTTGGGGATGGTGGCCTTCTGTGGCGGTACGGCGGCGGGCATTTTCATGGCCAAGGTGATGAATCGCTTCAGCCAGAACAAAATCAACCCGCTCATCGGTTCCGCCGGTGTGTCGGCCGTGCCGATGGCGGCGCGCGTTTCGAATAAGGTTGGTCTGGAGGCTAATCCGCAGAACTTCCTGTTGATGCATGCCATGGGGCCAAACGTGGCGGGCGTCATTGGCTCTGCGGTAGCCGCAGGCGTGCTTCTAAACTTCGTCGGCTAG
- a CDS encoding Arc family DNA-binding protein: MRPMKQAVYSSRTADKFVVRLPDGMRERIAEVARNHHRSMNSEIIARLEQSLLQEGALDDDLSMRLDSPELSLHERELLQRFRQLAHRQQNALIALIAQDTELAKED, from the coding sequence ATGCGCCCTATGAAACAGGCAGTTTATTCCAGCCGCACGGCTGACAAATTCGTGGTTCGGCTTCCCGATGGCATGCGCGAACGCATCGCTGAGGTAGCGCGTAATCATCACCGCAGCATGAACTCGGAAATCATCGCCCGCCTGGAGCAAAGCCTGCTGCAGGAAGGCGCTCTGGACGACGATCTGAGCATGCGTTTGGACAGTCCTGAGCTGTCACTGCATGAACGAGAGCTGCTCCAGCGTTTCCGTCAGCTGGCTCACCGACAGCAGAACGCCTTGATCGCGCTGATCGCTCAGGATACCGAGCTCGCCAAGGAAGACTGA
- a CDS encoding ISL3 family transposase produces MHPIDLASFWPGYDAVACRSSANNSLLIELEPQAGSVPRCGRCGQLSPLIHERRIRLVRDRDLFDQRVLLQLPVRRVDCLNCGRVTERIDWLEPASRLTRRLQVWLESLLRLLPISHVSQLTGLHWHTLKTLDKRRLQAEVGTFYSSGVRRLVMDEFALHKGHRYATVIMDAERTRVLWVGHGNSREAIRPFFELLGEHCQQIEAVAMDMNTAFDLEVKKHCPQAEVVYDLFHVVARYGRDVIDRIRVDQANLLREDKPARKAVKQSRWLLLRNRDNLKDGQAVQLQELLAANQPLATVYVLKDALKDVWYAPSVREGWRRWRTWLRHARESDLAPLQRFARNLRKYARGILASAHFHMHTSVLEGVNNRIKVIKRMAYGFRDSEYFFLKIKAAFPGKAR; encoded by the coding sequence GTGCATCCTATTGATCTTGCCTCGTTCTGGCCAGGCTATGACGCCGTTGCCTGCCGTTCATCCGCCAACAACTCCCTTCTGATTGAGCTCGAGCCTCAAGCCGGTTCAGTGCCCAGGTGCGGGCGTTGTGGTCAGCTCAGTCCGTTGATTCACGAGCGCCGAATTCGTCTGGTGCGCGATCGTGATCTGTTCGATCAGCGCGTCTTGCTTCAACTACCCGTGCGCCGAGTCGATTGCCTGAACTGTGGTCGGGTGACCGAGCGGATCGACTGGCTGGAGCCTGCATCTCGCCTGACCCGGCGGTTACAGGTCTGGCTCGAAAGCTTGCTGCGGCTGCTGCCGATCAGCCACGTCAGCCAGCTCACCGGCCTGCACTGGCACACCCTCAAGACGCTCGACAAGCGCCGCCTGCAAGCCGAGGTAGGCACCTTCTATTCAAGCGGTGTCCGCCGCCTGGTGATGGACGAGTTCGCCCTGCACAAGGGGCATCGCTATGCCACGGTCATCATGGACGCCGAGCGAACACGGGTGCTGTGGGTCGGCCACGGCAACAGCCGTGAGGCGATCCGCCCGTTCTTTGAATTGCTCGGCGAGCACTGCCAGCAGATTGAGGCGGTGGCCATGGACATGAACACGGCTTTCGACCTGGAGGTGAAGAAGCATTGCCCGCAGGCCGAAGTGGTGTACGACCTGTTTCACGTCGTCGCGCGCTACGGTCGGGATGTGATCGACCGAATCCGGGTCGACCAGGCCAACCTTCTGCGCGAAGACAAGCCGGCACGAAAGGCGGTCAAGCAGAGTCGTTGGCTGCTGCTGCGCAACCGCGACAACCTGAAGGACGGACAGGCCGTGCAGTTACAGGAGCTGCTTGCTGCCAACCAGCCGTTGGCTACGGTCTATGTGCTCAAGGATGCGCTGAAGGATGTTTGGTACGCCCCCAGCGTACGAGAGGGTTGGCGACGCTGGCGAACCTGGCTGCGACATGCTCGCGAGAGCGACCTCGCGCCGCTGCAACGCTTCGCTCGCAACCTGCGCAAATACGCGCGAGGCATCCTTGCCAGTGCTCACTTCCACATGCATACCAGCGTCCTTGAGGGTGTTAACAACCGCATCAAGGTAATCAAGCGCATGGCCTATGGATTCCGGGACTCGGAGTACTTCTTCCTGAAAATCAAGGCCGCCTTCCCCGGGAAAGCGCGATGA
- a CDS encoding PA3371 family protein, giving the protein MSKFALTCLLLTAACVYGAFAEIQEPGALAAACKAGIGVFGTLFLIALMIGRKIKFDPVLR; this is encoded by the coding sequence ATGTCCAAGTTCGCATTGACTTGCCTACTGCTCACCGCGGCCTGTGTGTATGGCGCATTCGCAGAAATACAGGAGCCGGGAGCGCTAGCTGCCGCTTGCAAGGCGGGCATCGGAGTCTTTGGGACGCTGTTCCTGATAGCCCTGATGATTGGGCGCAAAATAAAGTTCGATCCGGTACTGCGTTGA
- the istB gene encoding IS21-like element helper ATPase IstB, whose translation MLPHPTLDKLQTLRLTGMLKALAEQLKTPDINSLSFEERLGLLVDRELTERDDKRLSSRLRQARLKHNACLEDIDYRSPRGLDKALILQLSGGQWLRDGLNLIIGGPTGVGKTWLACALAHQACREGYSVRYLRLPRLLEELGLAHGDGRFAKLMSGYAKTDLLILDDWGLAPFTVEQRRDMLELLDDRYGQRSTLVTSQMPVDNWHELIGDPTLADAILDRLVHNAYRINLKGESMRKQTKKLTTPGTSD comes from the coding sequence ATGCTGCCCCATCCGACCCTGGACAAGCTCCAGACCCTGCGCCTGACCGGCATGCTCAAGGCACTCGCCGAGCAACTGAAAACCCCCGACATCAACAGCCTGAGCTTCGAGGAACGCCTCGGCCTGTTGGTCGACCGCGAACTGACCGAACGCGACGACAAGCGCCTCAGCAGCCGCCTGCGCCAGGCCCGGCTCAAGCACAACGCCTGCCTCGAAGACATCGACTACCGCAGCCCGCGCGGGCTGGATAAGGCGCTGATCCTGCAACTGAGCGGCGGCCAGTGGCTACGCGACGGCCTCAACCTGATCATCGGCGGCCCCACCGGCGTGGGTAAAACCTGGCTGGCCTGCGCCCTGGCCCACCAGGCCTGCCGAGAGGGTTACAGCGTGCGTTACCTGCGCTTGCCACGCCTGCTGGAAGAGTTGGGCCTAGCCCACGGCGACGGGCGCTTCGCCAAGCTGATGAGCGGCTATGCCAAGACCGACCTGCTGATCCTTGATGACTGGGGTCTGGCCCCGTTCACCGTTGAACAGCGCCGTGACATGCTGGAGCTACTGGACGACCGCTACGGCCAGCGCTCGACCCTCGTGACCAGCCAAATGCCCGTGGACAACTGGCACGAACTGATCGGCGATCCGACCCTGGCCGATGCCATCCTCGACCGCCTGGTGCACAACGCTTATCGGATCAACCTCAAGGGCGAATCGATGCGCAAACAGACGAAGAAATTGACGACACCGGGCACCTCAGACTAA
- the istA gene encoding IS21 family transposase has translation MRKIREVLRLKFEVGLSARQIAVSVQIGRVTVGDYLNRFAASGLSWPCSLSDSELEQQLFPPAPAVPSEQRPLPDWSWVHAELRRPGVTLALLWQEYRLSQPKGFQYSWFCEHYRAWQGKLDVVMRQEHRVGEKLFVDYAGQTVPVIDRHSGEIRQAQVFVAVLGASSYTFAEATWSQQLPDWLGSHTRCFAFLGGVPEIVVPDNLRSAVSKSHRYEPDINPSYRDLAEHYGVAVVPARARKPRDKAKAEVGVQVVERWILAALRNRQFFSLDELNSAIALLLERLNRRPFRKLPGSRQSAFEALDRPALRPLPEQPYVYAEWKKARVHIDYHVEVDGHYYSVPYQLVKKQLEVRLTARTVECFHANQRVASHLRSMHKGRHSTQAEHMPKSHREHAEWTPQRLIRWAEQTGPNTAGVIRHILERRIHPQQGYRACLGILRLGKTHGEVRLELACRRALSLGACSYKSLESILRQGLENLPLAQANLPLLPDDHANLRGPAYYH, from the coding sequence ATGCGTAAGATTCGCGAAGTACTTCGTCTCAAGTTCGAGGTCGGGCTATCGGCTCGCCAGATTGCGGTCAGCGTGCAGATCGGTCGTGTCACCGTCGGCGATTACCTCAACCGCTTTGCCGCCAGCGGCCTCAGTTGGCCCTGTTCGTTGTCCGATTCCGAGCTGGAACAGCAGCTGTTCCCACCGGCGCCGGCAGTGCCCAGCGAGCAGCGGCCACTGCCTGATTGGTCTTGGGTGCATGCCGAGCTACGCCGGCCGGGCGTGACCTTGGCGCTGCTCTGGCAGGAGTATCGCCTGAGCCAGCCGAAAGGCTTTCAGTACAGCTGGTTCTGCGAGCACTACCGGGCCTGGCAGGGCAAGCTGGACGTGGTGATGCGCCAGGAGCACCGCGTCGGCGAGAAGTTGTTCGTCGACTACGCCGGGCAGACGGTGCCGGTGATCGACCGCCACAGCGGCGAGATCCGCCAGGCGCAGGTGTTCGTCGCGGTGCTCGGTGCGTCCAGCTACACCTTCGCCGAAGCCACCTGGTCGCAGCAGCTGCCGGACTGGCTGGGCTCGCATACCCGCTGCTTTGCCTTCCTCGGCGGCGTGCCGGAGATCGTGGTGCCGGACAACCTGCGCAGCGCGGTGAGTAAGAGCCATCGCTACGAGCCGGACATCAACCCGAGCTACCGCGATCTGGCCGAGCACTATGGCGTGGCGGTGGTGCCGGCGCGGGCGCGTAAACCGCGCGACAAGGCCAAGGCCGAGGTCGGCGTGCAGGTGGTCGAGCGCTGGATCCTCGCCGCGCTGAGGAATCGGCAGTTCTTCTCCCTGGATGAACTCAACAGCGCCATCGCCTTATTGCTGGAGCGGCTCAACCGACGACCGTTTCGCAAGCTGCCGGGCTCCCGGCAGTCGGCCTTCGAAGCTCTGGATCGTCCGGCGCTGCGCCCCCTGCCGGAGCAACCCTACGTCTACGCCGAGTGGAAGAAGGCGCGGGTGCACATCGACTACCACGTCGAGGTCGATGGGCACTACTACTCGGTGCCGTACCAACTGGTGAAGAAACAACTGGAAGTACGCCTGACAGCGCGCACGGTGGAGTGCTTCCACGCCAATCAGCGGGTGGCCAGTCACCTTCGCTCAATGCACAAGGGCAGGCACAGCACGCAGGCCGAGCACATGCCCAAGAGCCATCGCGAGCATGCCGAGTGGACGCCGCAGCGGCTGATCCGCTGGGCCGAGCAGACCGGGCCGAACACGGCCGGCGTGATCCGGCACATCCTCGAACGGCGCATCCATCCGCAGCAGGGCTACCGGGCCTGCCTGGGCATCCTGCGCCTGGGCAAGACCCATGGCGAAGTGCGCTTGGAGTTGGCCTGCCGTCGCGCCCTCAGCCTCGGCGCGTGCAGCTACAAGAGCCTCGAATCGATCCTGCGCCAGGGGCTGGAAAACCTGCCGTTGGCTCAAGCCAACCTGCCCCTGCTGCCGGACGACCACGCCAACCTGCGCGGCCCCGCCTACTACCACTGA
- a CDS encoding flagellar brake protein, translating into MSNSFFGDEGPQPPKVLTAPLEIYANLRPLLDNNIPLTLRFHERSQRYQSYLVEMNRETGWIALDELIPNDGERLLLQGEAVHVEGFYEGARIFWTSQQDVHLGEIDGARCYWIPTPAELTYHQRRNAYRAQLKELAVTAQLGGAAVRNALEGRLLDISATGCKLSIKGNQGNLQTGQVYELAAKLPIGTIQTEVELRHLVVDEKLDMTMCGLRFLRIPRSSGHPFHEHLTTDSTVIRPPIPRVSDH; encoded by the coding sequence GTGTCTAACTCATTTTTTGGTGACGAGGGCCCGCAACCGCCCAAGGTACTGACGGCACCGCTAGAGATCTACGCCAATCTGCGTCCCCTGCTGGATAACAATATTCCCCTGACACTGCGCTTCCACGAGCGCAGCCAGCGATACCAGAGTTATCTGGTCGAGATGAACCGCGAAACCGGCTGGATCGCCCTCGACGAGCTTATCCCCAACGATGGCGAGAGACTGCTCCTGCAGGGCGAAGCCGTTCACGTCGAAGGCTTCTACGAAGGCGCACGCATCTTCTGGACAAGCCAGCAAGACGTGCATCTTGGAGAAATAGACGGGGCACGTTGCTACTGGATCCCTACCCCTGCCGAACTGACCTATCATCAGCGCCGCAACGCTTATCGCGCGCAGCTGAAGGAGCTTGCCGTCACCGCCCAGCTAGGCGGCGCAGCGGTACGAAATGCATTGGAAGGCCGCCTGCTCGATATCTCCGCAACGGGCTGCAAACTGAGCATCAAAGGCAATCAGGGTAATCTGCAGACAGGCCAGGTTTATGAACTGGCCGCCAAGCTCCCGATCGGAACCATTCAGACGGAAGTCGAACTCCGCCACCTGGTGGTCGATGAAAAGCTGGATATGACCATGTGCGGGCTGCGCTTCCTGCGGATTCCACGGTCATCTGGCCACCCATTCCATGAGCATCTGACCACCGATTCCACGGTGATCCGGCCACCCATTCCACGCGTATCCGACCACTGA
- a CDS encoding flagella synthesis protein FlgN — MHETALLEQLTEDIGIAHQLLELIDEEFAALGNRDLAGLEAILTKKQPLLALLGQHGAQRSQWLTGQQLTPDRNGLQAAVSGSPSGETILEQARTLEAELESCRSANERNGRLIRANQSALGSMLHILQGKDDTPDLYDNRGGASKSKQQRPLSQA; from the coding sequence ATGCACGAAACAGCCCTGCTTGAGCAGCTAACCGAAGATATCGGCATTGCACATCAACTCCTTGAGCTTATCGATGAGGAGTTTGCTGCTCTGGGCAACCGTGATCTTGCTGGGCTTGAAGCGATCCTGACAAAAAAGCAGCCTTTGCTGGCACTGCTCGGCCAGCATGGCGCCCAGCGCAGTCAGTGGCTGACCGGACAACAACTGACACCTGATCGCAATGGCCTGCAGGCCGCAGTCAGTGGCTCACCGAGCGGCGAGACCATTCTCGAACAAGCCCGCACGCTCGAAGCCGAGCTGGAAAGCTGCCGTAGCGCCAACGAGCGCAATGGCCGGCTGATACGCGCCAACCAGAGCGCCTTGGGTAGCATGCTGCACATACTCCAGGGCAAGGACGATACTCCCGACCTGTATGACAATCGAGGCGGAGCGTCCAAGAGCAAGCAGCAACGACCTCTCAGCCAAGCCTGA
- the flgM gene encoding flagellar biosynthesis anti-sigma factor FlgM, which translates to MVIDFNRPNSPLNAPSGRNGVQGSERAANPQQGPASEATKTSTVSGNASDTVQLSPEAQRLQQAADKLADQPAVDQERVEKLKAAIADGSYKVDNQRVAAKLLAFETQR; encoded by the coding sequence ATGGTCATCGACTTCAATCGGCCCAACAGCCCACTGAATGCCCCCAGCGGGCGCAACGGTGTGCAAGGTAGCGAGCGCGCAGCCAACCCGCAGCAAGGGCCGGCAAGCGAAGCAACGAAAACCAGCACCGTCAGCGGCAATGCCAGCGACACCGTTCAACTGAGCCCTGAAGCTCAACGCCTGCAGCAAGCGGCCGACAAATTGGCTGATCAACCCGCTGTAGACCAAGAGCGCGTAGAAAAACTGAAAGCAGCGATTGCAGACGGCTCTTATAAAGTCGACAACCAGCGCGTAGCAGCCAAGCTGCTGGCGTTCGAGACGCAACGCTGA
- the flgA gene encoding flagellar basal body P-ring formation chaperone FlgA, translated as MTIFRRADLALCRIALLLVLCATGSLAHASTMSHPEQLIDVTEQFLERTVGEYLIRSAITARHEISVNRLDPRLRLNPCDQPLAASLGGTTAPVGRVTVRVSCEGSSPWSVFVPAQVRLYREVIVANRSLLRDTVLSQADVSLAERDVSALNQGYLTRMDEALGNKLTRPVQPDQVITPNQLAMAKVVRKGDQVVITAKTGSISVRMPGEAMADGAPGKQIPVKNQRSGRTIKARVTGPGQVEVAM; from the coding sequence ATGACCATTTTCCGACGCGCCGATCTGGCGCTGTGCCGGATTGCGCTGCTACTAGTACTTTGCGCGACGGGCTCACTCGCCCACGCGTCAACCATGTCACATCCTGAACAGCTTATCGACGTGACCGAGCAGTTTCTTGAGCGCACGGTTGGCGAGTATTTGATCCGCAGCGCAATCACCGCCCGGCATGAGATCAGCGTCAATCGATTGGACCCTAGGCTGCGCCTCAACCCTTGCGATCAGCCGCTCGCCGCCAGCCTTGGCGGAACCACCGCTCCCGTTGGACGTGTCACGGTAAGGGTAAGTTGCGAAGGCAGCAGCCCGTGGTCGGTTTTCGTACCGGCGCAGGTGCGCCTGTATCGCGAGGTGATCGTCGCAAACAGATCCCTTCTACGCGACACGGTGCTGAGCCAAGCGGATGTCAGCCTCGCCGAGCGGGATGTGTCGGCGCTCAATCAAGGCTATTTGACCCGAATGGACGAGGCCCTGGGCAACAAGCTTACCCGCCCGGTGCAACCCGATCAGGTGATCACACCCAATCAGCTGGCGATGGCCAAGGTTGTCCGCAAGGGGGATCAGGTCGTCATCACCGCCAAGACGGGTTCGATCAGCGTACGCATGCCCGGCGAGGCAATGGCTGATGGCGCTCCGGGCAAGCAGATTCCTGTCAAGAATCAGCGTTCGGGCCGCACGATCAAGGCCAGAGTAACCGGCCCCGGCCAGGTGGAGGTCGCGATGTGA
- a CDS encoding chemotaxis protein CheV, with protein sequence MAGVLDSVNQRTQLVGQNRLELLLFRLDGEQLYGINVFKVREVLQCPRLTIMPKCGRVVRGVASIRGSTLPILDLSLATGKSALMNLENSFAVITEYNNRTLGFLVSSVERIVNLNWEAILPPPRGAGRDHYLTAVTHIDNKLVEIIDVEKVLAEVAPTSEEVSPEVVDDDTRAKALSCRVLVVDDSSVARKQITRCLENIGIEVIKLNDGREALNYLKRMADEGKNPAEEFLMMISDIEMPEMDGYTLTTEVRHDPRMHAMHILLHTSLSGVFNQNMVKRAGADDFLAKFQPDDLAARVAERIRQADAN encoded by the coding sequence ATGGCCGGTGTATTGGATTCGGTTAACCAGCGTACCCAATTGGTGGGACAGAACCGTCTGGAGCTGTTGCTGTTTCGCCTCGATGGCGAGCAGCTCTATGGCATCAACGTTTTCAAGGTGCGGGAAGTGCTGCAGTGCCCGCGCCTGACGATCATGCCCAAGTGTGGTCGAGTGGTTCGTGGTGTGGCCAGCATCCGCGGTAGCACGCTGCCGATCCTGGATCTTTCGCTAGCGACCGGTAAGTCGGCGCTGATGAATCTTGAAAATTCGTTCGCAGTAATCACCGAATACAACAACAGGACGCTGGGTTTTCTGGTGAGTTCTGTCGAGCGGATCGTCAATCTGAACTGGGAGGCCATTCTGCCTCCTCCGCGCGGTGCTGGGCGCGATCATTACCTGACCGCTGTGACGCACATCGACAACAAGCTGGTGGAAATCATCGATGTCGAGAAGGTGCTGGCGGAAGTTGCGCCTACCTCGGAAGAGGTTTCGCCGGAAGTGGTGGACGACGATACTCGCGCCAAGGCGCTGTCGTGTCGCGTCCTGGTTGTGGATGACTCGTCGGTGGCGCGCAAGCAGATTACCCGCTGCCTGGAGAACATTGGTATCGAGGTCATCAAGCTCAACGACGGCCGCGAGGCACTCAATTACCTGAAGCGGATGGCCGACGAGGGCAAGAATCCGGCGGAAGAGTTTCTGATGATGATTTCCGATATTGAAATGCCGGAAATGGATGGCTATACCCTGACTACCGAGGTGCGACACGATCCGCGCATGCATGCAATGCATATACTCCTGCATACTTCCCTTTCCGGTGTGTTCAACCAGAACATGGTGAAGCGAGCGGGGGCGGATGATTTCCTCGCCAAGTTCCAGCCTGATGATCTTGCTGCTCGGGTGGCCGAGCGGATCAGGCAGGCGGATGCAAACTGA